The Etheostoma spectabile isolate EspeVRDwgs_2016 unplaced genomic scaffold, UIUC_Espe_1.0 scaffold00018313, whole genome shotgun sequence genome includes the window aaacaaTATGTGGCATCCTACCTGAGAAGGTTTCCTGGCCATACTGAGGTTGGGCTTCAGTGTTGCAGTGTGTGAGCCACCGAACCGTGGTTTGAATAACTGGGGAAGGATGAAATGTCACAAGTTACAGTAAATGATCATAGAGTTGTACAGGTCAAAGCAATATACATGGAATTAAAGCTACTGTTTGCATTGATtctgtttatatgttttattaaatagtaATGCCCTTTACCATTTCAAGGGAAAATTTGGGTTGCACTGGACCAGCAGAGGGTCCAGCAccagttggagcagcagggtcagctGCAGTTGACGGAGCTgggccagctgcagcagcaggtgtggctgtctgcacattagttttctaatacaaatatcaaagaaatcaacagcCACAGCTAAAAGtcaattttaacaacatacattaTGGTTGCATCTTTAGTAAACTTCTATCATTTAAGTATCCCAATTAACTTTACCTTCTTAGTGTGAAATCCACACGTGCAGACCTGTGCTCcaccaaaaagagacatctgcccccgctgctggagtggacacttctctatctgtaattaacccaaattaaaatgcaccagactgttacatgacattaattaattgttgatagttgttaaaaaaacatgtaaaaagctgTACCTTAAGATAGAGCTCATGCCATCTCTTTGCCTAGGGGCTGGTCTATTCCCAGCATCAGTAGGCCAGACCCCTGTAGCGGCAAACGTCCTCAGCCAGGACAGCCATTCATGGTCCCCCATGGCACGATGCTTCTTAGCCTTAGATGCCATCTGAGATTAAACTGAACAGGACAATAGGACAATAATGCCAATAGTTTAAGAATACAAattgactatgtgacagatgtgtaatctgtcatgtcctgccttctgaagctctagccaggcaccattcctcgcctaaaacaatatgagtcattccagtaagtgaaaaggaaaatcAAATCTACAAAGATAATTCTCATAGATGAGACTCCCTGATgatctagtggctaggattcggtgcTATCACCGCCGCGGCCTGGATTTGATTCCTGGTCAGGGAATGATCAGGACCTGACAGATTCAGATGTAATATCTGTTAGAGTtagttcctggacttgatttagatttgtcaaattcttcctcgttagtttaacgctagaaccccaaaACTTTAAAAGAGTACCTTTTCCTTTAAATCTGACCACCGACAGCAAATGTATCCTTTtttcatcattgatgggtcataaacacttcatctgcctctatctcaataagatagatagatagatagatagatagatagatagatagatagatagatagatagatagatagatagatagatgtttattgatatACCCTTCTGCATGCAAAGCAGatgtgataactactacactatggaacctcTGTGACATGGCTATCCTTAACATGACTGGTGTATAAATGTGATCTGAACCATACTGTATAAATAATGGATTTAGCTCAGGTTCTGAAAAGTGAAACCAATGCAAAAGCAAAAGACATGAAGACGTCTTCAGATAGGAGACAAAATGTCTTTGGAGCAGCTTCAACCAACTCTTCAGTTCTGACAGTCATGGTTCTTGGAGATGCCCAACGCCAAGTTGGAACAACCATCAACCATTCTCACAGTAAACACCATTCAACCACCCCACAAAGGTAAATAGTTGGGTTTCCCTGTTGTTAAATCAGAACTTAAGACGTCTTTCAGAGAAGAGACAAAACGtctttagagcacctttaaagcagGTCAGGTGGTTAGAGGACATAGTTCTCACTTCAAATTATAAGTCTAattccactggggattgaacccaggaccttctgcgtgtaagGCAGatgtgataactactacactacgGAACCTCAACGTACTGTCATCTTTAACATAATCGTaacaatacattaaaataatgGCTGAAGGTGAGATTCTGAAAAGACATGGgcttatttttcattatttgcaTTCATTTCTTTCTAAAGACTTTTCAAATGACAATTGCCAGGTGGTACCAAAtacatagttcttactttaaagcataaatctggttccactggggattgaacccaggaccttctgcgtgtaaagcagacgtGATAATTATTACACTATGGAAACTCTGTAATACTGTTATCTTTAACATAATCAGaaccatactgtaaataaaatggatggagGTCAGGTTCTAAGAAGTGAAACCAATGCAAGAGCATTGAAGAAGTCTTTCAGATAGACAATATGTCTTtggagcaggtttttttttattgtcaagtGTCGTTCACTcacttttttaagacttttcaagGGACGCCTGCAAGACGGTAACAGgacatagttcttactttaaaccttaaatttggttccactggggattgaacccaggaccttctgcatgTAAAGCAGACATGACAACTACTACTCTACAGAACCTTTGGTATATATATCTTTACATAATCTGAATATAAATGTGAccttaaccatagactgtagaattaGCTGTATTGTAGCTCCGGttcaaaaaacaatgcaatggtgaacaaagtgaagtgaggtttcttttcagcactgtagccaggctgacggatggtcacagctctactgagccaagtattcccatagctcttagtagtaacgactttatgagatttttcaaaaaattctcctgctgtgccttgtaatgcccacagtgccctgctatgccatgaactactacaaagaactgctacaaactactattttttctactttttgttattgccactcttcattctaaccccaactggcccgtcagacaccgcctaccaagagcctgggtctgtccgaggtttctgcctaaaaggaagtttttcctcgccactgtcgcactgttgctgctctggaggaaactactagaactgttgggtccttgtaaattctggagtgtggtctagacctactctatctgtatagggtctcgagataactcttgttatgaattgatactatgaataaaattgaattgaaaatgcatgtgcaaaacacaatctatgatcaatacaatataatgtctattgtataagggcatacctgacacatctaaaataatgaAGTTAGCTGATgatagagttttttttgtcattgtgttatgattgactaaatgttcctgttggaggagaacatgtgttagtgtttggaataattatttcattttgaaacatgtttgcagtgttttgttagacatagtgtgttgtgttagtgtattattgtattgtgaaaattagttttggagttcagtttacaatgtgtgattttgagcatgaaatttactgttttgccagttgtgtgttttgggtgtgttggtgtgttaagagttttaggaaacttgttaaatgtattgaaaaatctgtaaCAGTATAGCTTACACATGCGGATGTAGTGCTgtgttaataatttaaaaatgtgttaaaagtattgaaaaatctgtcatagcaattgtaaaaaaactgtaactccctttcatacagtagatgagatttgaatactttctcagactgtgaaggtaaccacatggtggaggcccagccattgttttgctgcaccataATCATATCCAACATAGATTatgtgggggtatagctcagtggtagagcatttgactgtagatcaagaggtccccagttcaaatctgggtgccccctgcaaAGATGTGTGTAGGCTATCATATGTTAGTAATTGTTGATACTTGAAAGAAGCATGCATactaatgttgcttctttccagaatcccttgtgctttctcccctctcagaTTTCCTttgattgtggtggcacctcagtagtggatgcagctgctgTCGTGGTCCTGCTggatgccctgctacgccctgcactactactgctactattattagtaatagttctgttacctttactgctgccataattaccaccggtcatcttttcattccattctctctctctctcaccctctcccccAACTGGTTGTGTCCGATGACTGCCCACCATGAGCCAGTTTAAGTTTGAGGtttctgccttttaaaaagacatttttcctcatacagtgaggaaaataagtatttgaacaccctgctattttgcaagttctcccacttctcaaataaatagtttaaaaaccatacattgtgatttctggatattgttttttagattatgtctctcacagtggacatgcacctacgatgacaatttcagacccctccatgatttctaagttggagaacttgcaaaacagcagggtgttcaaatcctcattttcctcactgtactaGGTAgacagttattattacattagtATACCAGTGTATTTGGAGGGTGGCCTGAAGTTGGTCACATGCCCGGCATAGGTGAGCAGAGACAATGAGTTTTATAGTGTCTAACATTGTGTCACTAGCAATGGAGATTAGCGGAGGATGGTTTCAATGCACCAACCTCTGGGTtgtgggcccagcacgcttccactgcaccactctgctgaaaaacaccccagatgggactcgaacccacactccctggcttaggaggccagtgccttatctattaggccactggggctttacattAACCAAAtacaccagttcaggagaaatacatatacagttctggagacttaatgaaacagtaaccttgacctttgacttccaaaatcgaaatcagttcatccgcgactccaagtggttatgtatgccaaatttaaaaagggactccctctaggcgttcagagatgttgcattcacaagaatcagGAACATACATTGGACCAACAGGTCAAAAATTGACCTAGGAAAACCAAACTATgtattttaaaaccctaaaattcATAAATTTAAATCATAAAATTTTAAACCCAGGTTATTTTGTTAATAGAAactcatttctgataaagaaacttaacaTGTAAAATTTGAAGTGTTGATCCCAAAGTGATCACCTttttgtgcaattgttttagtttggaggcatgcataaagtaatggcaaaaagaaacagtTGTGCTTCCAGGCAGATTAAATCATTCATAGCTTAGAATTTATCAGAGAAGTAtggtaaaatcagttcagtttaatatcaccacagatataagtaggtacatgcagaaacatgtcaaaggcaCATCAGGTTGACAAGGTAACaggcgtcaggttggcggcctggtcgcccagcgtcaggttggcggcctggtcgcccagcgtcaggttggcggcctggtcgcccagcgtcaggttggcggcctggtcgcccagcgtcaggttggcggcctggtcgcccagcgtctggttggcggcctggtcgcccagcgtctggttggcggcctggtcgcccagcgtctggttggcggcctggtcgcccagcgtctggttggcggcctggtcgcccagcgtctggttgacggcctggtcgcccagcgtctggttggttTTGAGCCGTTTGGGTCCGTTCAGGGgcaattgaacatctgcaagtttttgaatagctgcctcagcttccacttcattggtttccagttgtgctgaaaaatacGTAGAAATAGTTTATTCCCAACTACCCTTGacattaatactgtaaataatttaccattaaggcttctttgtttttgattaaaaagtaaagtattaagACTTCCTTTTAAGACTTGATAtctccaaaacatttaattggtaaTTAGGCCAGTGGCGTTTGTTTACATCATTACAGAATCTGTATTGAgattaaaggggtgatagaatggttgtatggagtatatcacgctgttccttgaggtctcctgatagggtatgtgacatttgttgggctgaaaatgttgcttttgctgttcttttgaccctcacaccaccctgctaaattgcCCTGGTTTGAAACGAGAGGtgttctgccttatatggtctgctcatgaatatttaaattagctgcgcgctgattggttggtgtATGACGAGCTTTGCTGTGGCACACAGAGcaacaggaccaacaacactcACTAACACGTCTGGAGTGGAGATAGCATGGAGACTCTAGGTGTTGAACCGTATCTTTTTGAGCCTGATTCAGAAGAAGAATCTGATGTAGAGGAGCAACTTGCCAGTAGATTGGAAATGACTCCTTCAAACTGGTAAGtttggtcatttagcatttacttgcattttcaacACTTAGCCCTACATTAGCCGTTAGTTGTAATACTAGTGTAACACTCacacttcagtgttgtagcctaagcATATTTCTTTGTATTAGACTATTTTTTTAGTATTGTAAGCAACATAAGTTATGAATTTGCACGCGgacaaatattttcaaaattgcACCCTCGCAATTTGagtcaagatgtccagttggctGAAAAGTTAGTGGCTAGTTTGTAGTGGCCAATTCATAAAGCTGCTCACAACAAAAGTATCTTAGTCACTATCGTAATATTGTTACCGTATACTATCCTGCTGAATAGTaattgattgtgattatgagttacgtaaATTCTGTTACACTTAGCTGGACAGCctatttcagttcagtttttatgctaCGTCTAAAGCATTATTACTACTCTCGCCTGTGTCAGTAGGTCTAATGTTATCTTGTAACTACTATCCTGctgattagatcatctgacAATGAGATTACCTTCTTACCATGtagtaatatgtaaaattacaactacGGTGCATCaatcttaccttggcaggtgttcttgtggaaactgtgcacacatgccccaggagagagaaaatatatgttgCAGAGAAATACCTCAGGTAACTAAAACgagatacattaactcaagctactttatgctttctgctcattcaacattatgaaataacaacaggctcattatgtttgtttttacaggtcatgagAAGAATGACCCAGGTTCCTGAAGACATAACCTGTATgactcaccatcctggccttcatccggtgtgcctcaatatatattctttgcaaaatgcaatgaatatttacagagttgaccatggccggttgagaatcagagggatggaaaggtgaggccaattttataccactgttagcagttcaagtatataagtaaaaatgtttataacaatacccattgattattggttcagcattattataaaaacacagtattatcaagacaacaaaatgaaaaactttattttgtttcaaaacattcatcattactttgaaatctaaaagataaaaaaatgtgattgtccactacaccctgttgTCTTTGCAGGCAATGCAGACACCTGGCCTATAGGacttttgtgagctggtgctggggtTATCTTGGGAGAAGTGTTCGTGTTGTGATCCCCTCTTGTGTCGTGCTGCGTATccggagggagtttctggatgcttcagggcagtatgtcgggttCAGACCCCCCCTCGACTGAACCGTGACACATGGGCAGCAACAGCATCGTCCATGGAAggcctgtcgagctgagcacacagggTCTGGGGCACAGGAATCTGccggactgcttccagataaggaagaGGGTCATGGATGATCTCCTCGAACACCAGTTGAATCAGGTCAAAGACATAGCCTGTTGGGTGTGAAAAAGTCTTATTTAGCACCTATACACTTGCacattttgatttgttgtttgtagtgtgtgaaaagttttttttagtgcCTATATGAtgcaaatttttattttttgtttataataaaaaaatatttaaacttacaaattgtTGGCTCCGTCTTTACTtctttgacggtgtaacctccccttttagcctttgggaacagaagcctgtacattagtttccccttggctgtcttccgttgtggGCGATCAGCATTCTCATTGAAGTGTAAggctgcaagatacaacctgaaacaaaaaataaatttgataaCAAGTGTATTAACTTTTACACACAACAAGAaaaatactccagttaactcacagcaaaagcagttactaaacctctaagctgtgccaaagctgGACTCTAACCAGTGTTACAAGTGCCTTACTTAGAGCagcttaaaactgaaatgatttgcattttaatggcCGGCAATAAGGCTTGATGTCTATAGACCATTGCTCATGTCTCATACCTTCACtaaacaaaaccagtttctgcagtCAATTTGTCCCCCAGCCACATTTGCCTTTTcaaaagatttgttttgttgaatgacgAAGTTCATAGGGAGTGTACATACCTGCATAACATTCCAATGAagggaaaaacaacatttttgggaGCAAACCGCTGGATGACACTGTGGAATGACTCCACAGTTGATGTCTGGAAATGATGGCTAAGCTTTTCAACATCAGTAAGGTATCTCTTGTTTGTTAGGACCCTTTCAAGTCTGTTAAGAGCTGACGTGCCTATGAGAAAGTCAATTTAAACAGTAATTTAAAACCATGACTGTTGAAGATACACATCAATGTGTTATCATTGCTTTATAATACAGACCTGGTTGAAACCACTTGCTATGGTCCTTTGTGGCCTTTGGTGGATGTACACACTTGGGGAAGGCTGGGTCAGAATGACTGTGGACATTTTGAATGTGGTTCAACAAAGACTTCCATTTTGCTACCTTCTCTGGTCCGGAAACGGAGCTTGCGGCACACCAGTACAGGTGGTTGACTATGCTTTTATGCCACTTTTTCACCAAAGCACAGTCCTTGTCTTTGCCAAGTTGTTCCAGCTTCTTTGACAACCCTAATGAAATTAGTTCACATAGCAAACATACTTAGATATACAAATTGTTGAgtgttcattgtttttttaagttttgataACTTcacaaaagtgtaaaataaaatacataattataatgtaattaactatatatatagaaaaataaaagatcaGAGTACCTTTTGCTACATGCCATACGTCATAGTATTGGGGGATTTTACGTTCTCTCAGGAACTTTTGGATCTGAGGGTGACGATCAGTGATGATACAGTCCAACTTTACACCACTTCCATGTAGGATGTCCAAGCTTCTTATAAGACCCTCCTTCTCCATGTATGAGCTTCCCCCAACCTCGTTACTCTGTgtagaaagagacacacacacggtaaCCATTAACATTTTTCCATTGTGTATCAAAACAGGTGATGATGTGCACACACTTTTCTGACCATGTTGACCACATACATAACATTGATAAGACAGATGAAGCTTATAATGGGTTCTAATGACACTTGTCAGTACTACTTGTGCACGTGTCTGCGATCCATTGCGTTAGGCCGGCCACACACCATGCATGCTCAAGCCGTGCCTAAGACGTGCGTGTCACACATTCAGTGTGAAAACTCTAACCTTTTCATATGGgagcagaaataaaaacagacacatcacacagctgacacgctcacgtGACGCAGCCAGTGTGTGGCCGCACTTAGTCCCAATGATTTAAAATACCTGCACCAGCTGTATGTCTGCGATTTTAGTGGTCTGCACATCCATCATTGTGTAGCTCCCATACTTTGCAGAATGTCCTAGAATGTAacggtttttaaaatttaaatcaaCAAACATGACAGGGAAATTATTCAGTGGAAGGCAACACCTTACCTGAAATTCTTGTAATAATGCATACACATTCAAACAGAAAGTACTACAGTGTACCTGGTGAGTCTGCTCGCATATCACCCCCGATGATGACACTCTTTGCCTCACTGAGCATTTTAAGCTTTTGTGTTCGCCATTCAGTCCATTTGTGGATTATAGCTGGTTCCAGGTATGTCCTGGCATGTCTTCTGAAGGCATCATAAGTATGTGTTCTCAGCTGCATTGCCTCAAAAATCTATATAAGAATTAAAAGTATATCAGTTGGGAAGTGAAGGCTAGAGAAACACATTCTGCGGAGGACAATGATCACAGtacctttttcatttttgaaaatgaagcaccacaaaaataaatggcaGCAGACAGCTGAAGGTTGCCCATAGGGGTGCTCCCAGTAACTGGCTGACTCTTCCACTGTCTGAAGAACTGGCAGTGAGGGCATAGTTGGTCAATAGCTACAAAGGTCCCTCTTCTGCGTGGCAGGACATTGCAGACCCTTGTGCACACAGGGCAGGTCTCAAACAGGCTGAGAAGGCATTGctcaaaaacaatgtattttgcATCACCATACGATGATACCGGTGATGTACTATAAGaggcaaagaaaaaacaacattgtccaTCTCAGTCAAAAATCAATATCAGAATGTGACACgctgtatgtaaaaaaaaaaaaag containing:
- the LOC116680017 gene encoding uncharacterized protein LOC116680017, which translates into the protein MTLRSHIRSKGIQATVMCQSVAVGATAPSVYGPLSSTPLKGVRTAKRPRLEFEEEEEEEVHDVPYAGLDPQDSTFNPAQSVTTETESSKLFTSPVSSYGDAKYIVFEQCLLSLFETCPVCTRVCNVLPRRRGTFVAIDQLCPHCQFFRQWKSQPVTGSTPMGNLQLSAAIYFCGASFSKMKKIFEAMQLRTHTYDAFRRHARTYLEPAIIHKWTEWRTQKLKMLSEAKSVIIGGDMRADSPGHSAKYGSYTMMDVQTTKIADIQLVQSNEVGGSSYMEKEGLIRSLDILHGSGVKLDCIITDRHPQIQKFLRERKIPQYYDVWHVAKGLSKKLEQLGKDKDCALVKKWHKSIVNHLYWCAASSVSGPEKVAKWKSLLNHIQNVHSHSDPAFPKCVHPPKATKDHSKWFQPGTSALNRLERVLTNKRYLTDVEKLSHHFQTSTVESFHSVIQRFAPKNVVFPFIGMLCRLYLAALHFNENADRPQRKTAKGKLMYRLLFPKAKRGGYTVKEVKTEPTICYVFDLIQLVFEEIIHDPLPYLEAVRQIPVPQTLCAQLDRPSMDDAVAAHVSRFSRGGV